One window from the genome of Nicotiana sylvestris chromosome 9, ASM39365v2, whole genome shotgun sequence encodes:
- the LOC104216619 gene encoding probable WRKY transcription factor 7 yields MKLICLLSQSHQNQQQQQRLDQNSSVSADYTAVADIVVIKFKKFISLLDKNRTGHARFRKGPISTPLPPPKPQQQRLDQNYIKIHNLQIEEIEKPQTNIPEIYCPTPIQHLPPLPHNHIQLVKNGSIERKESSTTINFPSASPANLFMSSLTGETESLQQSLSSGFQITNISTVF; encoded by the coding sequence aTGAAATTAATCTGTTTGCTTTCTCAATCTCATcaaaaccaacaacaacaacagagaTTAGATCAAAACTCCTCTGTATCTGCTGATTACACAGCCGTAGCTGATATTGTTGTTATcaaattcaaaaagttcatttcTTTACTCGACAAAAACAGAACTGGTCATGCCAGATTTCGTAAAGGTCCAATTTCTACTCCTCTTCCTCCTCCTAAACCCCAGCAACAAAGATTAGATCAAAACTATATCAAAATACATAACCTCCAAATAGAAGAAATCGAAAAGCCACAAACAAATATTCCCGAAATTTACTGTCCAACACCAATTCAACATTTACCTCCTTTACCACATAACCATATTCAattggtcaaaaatgggtcaatTGAGAGAAAAGAATCATCTACAACTATTAATTTTCCTTCTGCTTCTCCAGCAAATTTGTTTATGTCATCTTTAACAGGAGAAACAGAGAGTTTGCAACAGTCTTTGTCTTCTGGTTTCCAAATAACAAATATTTCTACTGTTTTTTAA